One genomic window of Azospirillum sp. TSH58 includes the following:
- a CDS encoding helix-turn-helix transcriptional regulator: MLKHADIWRAIDRLAAQHGLSASGLARRAGLDPTTFNKSKRTTGDGKLRWPSTESVSKVLEATGASLSEFVSLVGDAAGAGSLQRVPVIGYAQAGNAGFFDDAGFPSGVGWDELLFPSIGDPHAYALEIAGDSMDPVYRDGDTIIVSPAAQIRRNDRVVVRTKGGEVMAKQLLRETATKIELISINRAHPDRSIPRAEVAWMARIVWASQ; encoded by the coding sequence ATGCTCAAACATGCGGACATTTGGCGGGCGATCGACCGCCTCGCGGCCCAACACGGGCTGTCGGCCTCCGGGCTCGCGCGGCGGGCGGGGCTGGACCCGACGACCTTCAACAAGAGCAAGCGGACCACCGGCGACGGCAAGCTCCGCTGGCCCTCGACGGAGAGCGTGTCCAAGGTTCTGGAGGCGACCGGAGCGTCGCTGTCGGAGTTCGTCAGCCTCGTCGGCGATGCCGCGGGCGCCGGCTCGCTCCAGCGGGTGCCGGTCATCGGCTACGCCCAGGCCGGCAACGCCGGCTTCTTCGACGACGCCGGCTTCCCCTCGGGCGTTGGCTGGGACGAGCTTCTGTTCCCCAGCATCGGCGACCCGCACGCCTACGCGCTGGAGATCGCCGGGGACAGCATGGACCCCGTCTACCGCGACGGCGACACCATCATCGTCTCGCCCGCCGCGCAGATCCGGCGCAACGACCGCGTCGTCGTCCGCACCAAGGGCGGCGAGGTGATGGCGAAGCAGCTCCTGCGCGAAACCGCCACGAAGATCGAGCTGATCTCCATCAACCGCGCCCATCCGGACCGCAGCATCCCGCGCGCCGAGGTCGCCTGGATGGCCCGCATCGTCTGGGCAAGCCAGTAA